TAGTGGGGATCATTTCTCGTCGAAATGTACTCAAAGCAATGGATAAACAACAACAGGCGTGTTATTTAAATGCCGCGAATATTTAGCAACCCCAGTGCAATAAAAAGAGGCTACAACGATTGCAGCCTCTAAGCTATCAACTAATACTAATTACTTATGCAACCGCAGTATCGCCAGTTTTGTTAGCGTGAAAACGCTTTTCACCAAAATAAGCGTAACTTAAGCAAATGATAGAGGCTAAGCAAGAGGCGACGAGAACCATGAAGCCACCATCCCAACCAAAATGGTCAACTGTATAGCCAAGTACTGCATTGGCAGCAACTGCGCCGCCTAGGTAGCCGAATAGACCTGTTAGACCCGCTGCAGTGCCTGCCGCTTTTTTAGGTGCAAGCTCAAGTGCGTATAGACCAATTAACATAACCGGGCCGTAAATCAGGAACCCAATCGCAATTAATGCCGCCATATCGATGGCTGGGTTCCCTGGCGGGTTAAACCAGTAAACAAGTACAGCAATCGTCACTAGCGCCATAAATAGTATTCCCGCTGGTGCACGACGTCCTTTAAATAATTTATCTGAAATCCAACCACAAAGTAGGGTGCCTGGAATACCCGCCCATTCATACAAAAAATAAGCCCAAGAAGAGCCATCTACAGTGAAACCTTTTGCTTCTTTCAGGTACACAGGTGCCCAATCTAAAACACCGTAACGGATCATATAAACAAAGGCGTTAGCAACCGCGATAGACCATAACAGTTTATTATTAAGAACATATTTTAAGAAAATCTCTTTTGCCGTCATTTCTTGTTCATGATCTGTGCTGTAATCATCTGGATAATCATCTTTATATTCTTCGATTGGTGGTAACCCACAAGATTGCGGAGTATCACGCACAGTGAGCCAGACAAAGACTGCGACGAGTACAGCAAAGAAAGCTGGTACATAAAATGCGGTATGCCAATCGTCATTAAATGCCCATAAGCCAAGTAAGAACATAGGGCCGATTAAGCCGCCACCGACGTTATGCGCAACGTTCCAAACCGAGACTAATTCACCACGTTCTTTTTTAGACCACCAGTGAACCATGGTTCTACCACAAGCTGGCCAACCCATACCTTGGAACCAACCATTTA
This Moritella sp. 5 DNA region includes the following protein-coding sequences:
- the glpT gene encoding glycerol-3-phosphate transporter, producing MFGIFKPKEHIARLPADQVDSTYKYLRWQLFFGIFFGYAGYYLVRKNFSLAMPYLIEQGFSRGDLGVALSAVSISYGLSKFLMGSVSDRSNPRYFLTAGLLMSAAVMFTFGYMPWATSSITAMFVLLFLNGWFQGMGWPACGRTMVHWWSKKERGELVSVWNVAHNVGGGLIGPMFLLGLWAFNDDWHTAFYVPAFFAVLVAVFVWLTVRDTPQSCGLPPIEEYKDDYPDDYSTDHEQEMTAKEIFLKYVLNNKLLWSIAVANAFVYMIRYGVLDWAPVYLKEAKGFTVDGSSWAYFLYEWAGIPGTLLCGWISDKLFKGRRAPAGILFMALVTIAVLVYWFNPPGNPAIDMAALIAIGFLIYGPVMLIGLYALELAPKKAAGTAAGLTGLFGYLGGAVAANAVLGYTVDHFGWDGGFMVLVASCLASIICLSYAYFGEKRFHANKTGDTAVA